In Flavobacterium sp. 83, the genomic window TCCCGTTGAAGCTGAAAAAGTAGATGTTCTCTATCGGTTAGAAAGAAAAATAATCGAGATTCTTTTGTTGTATGGTAATAAAACGGAAGAGTTTGAAGATAGTTTTTTGAAAACCAATGAGGATGGTGAAATAGTAACGGTAACCGAAAAAAAAGAGTATAAAGTATATCAGAGAGTGTATTTGAGTTTACAAGAAGATGAGGTTGAATTAGCCAATCCATTGTTTAGAGATATATTCAATGACTTGATAAACTTCTATCATCAGAATGAGAATTTTAGTTTAGAGCAGTATTTAATGCGTCTGCAGGTAGATTTTGCCCAGGAAGTAACTGATATTTTGATGGAAGACGAACGAGTTATCATGCACAATTGGGAAGGCCAAAATATTTTTCCTAAATCTAAAAATGATACAATAGTCCAAAATGTTTCCGAGACTATTTTAACGCTGCGTTGGTATTTAGTAGGCAGAATCATCGATGAATTAAAAAGCTCTGTATTATCGGAAGTAAATTCAGATAATACAGAGCCTATGTCAATGATTATGGATTATAATATGCTAATCCATTCGTTTTCAAAAAAATTAGGAAGAGTAATGTCTAGATATTACTAAACAATTTCTAATGTTTTTGCTTTGTTTACTAAATCTACTAAATTGGTAACATTTAGTTTTGTTAGTAGCCTTAATTTGTAAGTACTAATTGTCTTTTCGTTTAGTTTTAGAATTTCGGCTATTTCATGATTCTTTTTTCCGTCACTTAAATAGCGTAGTACTTCTACCTCACGGTTAGAAAGCTTGCGATATAGTCGCTCACTTTTGCTTTGTTTTGCAATTAATGCCAAGTTTTTCTTAACGGTTTCATTCATGATTATCTTTCCTTGATGTACTTTGATAATTGAAATCCCTAAAGTTTCTAATTTTTCCTTTTTGTGGATAAATCCTGAAACCCCCGCTTTTATAGCATTTGGTGCATAAATTTGTTCAGAAAGACCACTGAATATAATAATTTTTGTTTTTGGAAAGTTTTTCAAAATCGATTTTACTTCGAAAATACTTGAAAGTCCCTCTAATTCCAAATCCAATATTAATACATCAATCTCTTTGGTAAGCAGTATATCTCGTACCATCAAAAAATTGCCAACATTGGCAACTATTGATATTTCGGCATGTTCTTTAAAGTAAGATTTTACTCCAAAATGCACTACGGGATAATTGTCGGCTAAACATACTTTAATCATGGTATTTAATTTTATTTAAGTGTTGTTTATGTTTTGGAAAGTAAATTTAATAAAAAAATTCTGTAATTAATTGGAAATCAATATAAAATATGATTTTTTTTTGTTAATTTGGTATTAAACAAACTGGTATCGCATTCATTTTGTGTTTGTTGGTAGTATTTAATCGTTTATAAATTTCAAAAACTACCTTTTCTCTACCAGTAAAATCATTTGCTGATTTCCCTGTTTCATCCTGATTCATTGCCCATTCCAGTTCGTCATAGCTAGCTCCCAGTTGATCCTCATCAGTTCTTTCGTCACCAAATAATCCATCAGATGGAGATGCTTTTAAAATGGAATCAGGAACTTCTAAGTAAGCACCTAAGCTATAAACTTCAGATTTTAATAAATCAGCAATAGGACTTAAATCTACCCCTCCATCACCATATTTTGTATAGAAACCTACTCCAAAATCTTCTACTTTATTTCCTGTTCCAGCAACTAATAACCCATAAATACCAGCAAAATAGTATAATGTTGTCATTCGTAAACGGGCACGGGTATTGGCTAATGATAAGTGAAGTTTTTGTGTGTCAACGTCAGTTGGAACTATTGTTTTAAAATCTTCAAAAACTGAAGTTAAATCTGCTTCAACGCTTGTTACATTTGGGAATCTGTTTTTTAATTGTTCAATGTGTTCACGTCCACGAGTTACATGACTGTGTGGTTGGTGGATTGGCATTTCAACACATAAAACTTGTAATCCGGTTTGTGCGCATAATGTTGAGGTGACTGCTGAATCTACTCCTCCTGAAATCCCTATTACAAATCCGTTAACTTTTGCATTTTCTGCATAGGTTTTTAACCAATTTACTATGTGAGTATTCACTTTTTCAACTTGGATTGTACTTTTTTTAGTCATAATAGTTTACGTTTTAAAAAGCAGGAATGTATATTTGCAAAATCAATTAGTTGCGCATTGGTTTCCTTTGTTATTAGGAAACAAATTTAATTAATAAATATGAAAAAAAATCTATTTTTTGTAGTCTTTTGTCTCTTTTTTTTGTCCTGCGAAAAAAAAAATAAAACAGAAATTGCTGTAGAGAAAATTCCATTGCAATTAAAAGTAGAACGCTTTGACAAAATATTTTTTGAAACTTCTCCAAAAGATTTAGATAAAGTTAAGGCAGCCTTTCCTTTCTTTTTTCCTGTAAATAGTGACAACAGTGTTTGGTTGCATAAAATGCAGGATCCAATCTGGAGAGAATTATATACTGAAGTTGAAAAAAAGTATGCAAATTTTGATCCTGAAAGAGTAGAGTTGGAGTCTCTATTTAAACATATTAAGTATTATTTCCCTCGAACTAAAACCCCTAAAGTTATTACTGTAATCTCTGAAATGGATTATAATAATAAGGCTATTTATGCAGATAGTTTAGTAATTATTTCACTTGAATTGTATTTAGGAAAAAAACATAAATTTTATCAATTCCCCAATTATATAAAGCAAAATTTTGAGCAAAGACAGATTTTACCCGATGTGGTTTCAAGTTTTTCATCTCGTAAAATTGCTCCTGTCACGGATAAAAAAATGTTAAGTCAAATGATTTATTTTGGAAAACAATTGTATTTAAAAGACTTACTTTTGCCAAATTATACAGATGCAGAAAAAATGGGATATACTCCTGAACAAATAAAATGGTGTGAGGAAAATGAAGGGTATATTTGGCGATATTTTATCGAAAAAGAAATGCTATATAGTGACGATCAAAAGTTAATACCTCGATTTATAAATCCAGCTCCATTTTCTAAGTTTTATCTCGAAATTGATAATGAATCGCCAGGACAAGTAGGCGCCTGGATAGGATGGCAAATCGTTCGCTCCTATATGAAAAATAATGAAGTCCCTATTGCAGACTTATTAAAAACAGATGCAAAAGAAATATTTGTGAAATCAAAATACAAACCCAAAAAGTAATGTCAGATACAAACACCTCAGAAATTAAGTTTCTAATAGAATTAGATGAGAACCGTGTTCCCGAAAAATTAATGTGGTCCGCAAAAGACGGTGGAGTAGAACAAGAAGAAGCGAAAGCTATTATGTTGTCTATTTGGGACAGTAAAGTAAAAGAAACGATGCGAATCGACTTATGGACAAAAGATATGCCGGTAGATGAAATGAAGATTTTCTTTCATCAAACTTTGGTTGCAATGTCTGAAACTTTTAAACGTGCTACTGACGATGAAAAAATGGCGGACACGATGAAAGATTTCTGCGATTATTTTGCAGAAAAATTGGAACTAACAAAATAAATACCGTTTTGTTCCAAAAAAAATCCCAAAACTTTTTTGAAGTTTTGGGATTTTTTGTTTTTAAAAATGTGCCTATTAATATTTTCTAAAACTGATTATTGTTTTTGAAAACTTCTTGGTTCACTTCATCAATATAAGAAAGTAATTCTTCTTTTCCTGTAGATTCAGTAGCTGATGTAACAAAATAATGAGGCATTTCGGCCCAGTTATTAGCAAACATTTTCTTTTTGTACGCTGCAATATGAGAATCAATTTTTACTTTACTGATCTTATCTGCTTTAGTGAAAACGATACAAAAAGGAATTTCGCTTTCGCCCATGTATGACATGAATTCAATGTCTATAGTTTGAGCTTCATGACGGATGTCAATTAAAACAAAAGCACAAACGAGTTGTTCTCTGGTTTCGAAATAATCAGTAATAAATTCCTGAAAAACAGATTTTGTTTTTTTAGAAACTTTGGCATAGCCGTAACCAGGTAAATCGACTAAAAACCAATTGCTATTAATTAAAAAATGATTTATTAACTGCGTTTTTCCAGGTCTTCCGGATGTTTTAGCTAGCTTTTTATGGTTTGTTAGCATGTTGATCAAGGATGATTTTCCAACATTTGATCGGCCTATAAAAGCATATTCTGGCAAAAAATCTTTGGGACATTTGGCTACATCAGAGTTGCTGATAACAAATTCGGCTGTATTAATTTTCATTTCTTTTGGGTGTAAAATTCTTCTTTAAGATCAGTGTATTGCTAAATGGGTATGCGTTAGCCAATCCTCTAATAAACGATTAAACTCATCCGGATGTTCCATCATGGCGGCATGCCCGCATTTGTCTATCCAATATAAAGTAGAATTAGGCAGCAGTTTGTGAAACTCCTCTGCAACATCTGGCGGTGTAACTTTGTCATTTTTTCCCCAAATAATACACGTTTGCACATGCATTTTTGGTAAATCTTTTGCCATATTATGACGAATAGCGCTTTTTGCAATCGTTAGTGTTTTGATTAATTTTATTCTGTCGTTTACAGATTCGTAGACTTCATCAATAAGTTCTTTGGTAGCAACTTTTGGGTCATAAAATACATCTTCTGCTTTTTTCTTAATATATTCATAGTCACCTCTTTTTGGATAGCTATCACCCATGGCGCTTTCGTAAAGTCCTGAACTTCCTGTTATTACAAGTCCTGATACTTTTTCAGGATACATTTTAGTATGGTATAAAGCAATGTGACCACCTAATGAATTTCCTAAAAGGATTACTCTTTCAAGCCCTTTAAATGTGATAAAATCTTTTACGTATTTCGCAAAACTTTTTACGTTTGTTTTTAAGATATTCTGTGTGTATATAGGTAAATCTGGAATGATTATTTTATATCCTTTATTAGAAAAGTAGCTTGCTACAGCATCAAAGTTGCTCAGTCCTCCCATAAGACCATGTAAGATGACAATTGGTGTACCTTCGCCAGCTTCATAATAGCTGTATCTGCCTTCTTTTTTATAGTATTTTTCCATGTTTTTGAATCTGGATTTTCAATTTTGACAAATATAGGATTTAATAAATAAAAATGAATTTTTACAACAATTTTTAATTATTAAATTCTGTTCACAAATATATAAATAGGGATTTTTTTTCATTTAATTATCCGAATTTTTATGATTATACTGTTTTTATTCCTATTGATTTTAAAGGATGTTTCATGCTCTTTTGATCTTGCCTTTTTTTTAACATTGCCTTTCTTCTAAATAAAATAAAATAACCTAACGCTCTGATTCTCCAAAAATTAAGGGTTTTTGCTCGAAAGTGGTTAAACTTATTAACAAAGTGGTATATAGTGGTAAAATGTGGTAATATTTTTTATATTTTTGCTCAACATCTTTTAAACTTTTTACTTGGATACAATTATAGGAACATATGAGTGTAAAGTTGATGCTAAAGGAAGGCTGCTGTTACCTGCGCCTTTAAAAAAGCAATTAGCTTCTTCTCTTCAAAACGGTTTTGTTTTGAAGCGTTCCGTATTTCAGCCTTGTCTGGAATTGTATCCTATGGAAGAGTGGAACTTGATGATGCAGAAAATTAATAAACTGAATCGGTTTGTAAAGAAAAACAATGACTTCATTCGCAGGTTTACGGCAGGAGTTAAGGTGGTCGAAATCGATGCTTTAGGGCGATTATTAGTGCCAAAAGATTTAGTGATTTTTGCAAGTATTGCTAAGGAAGTTGTGTTTTCATCGGCAGTGAATATTGTTGAGATTTGGGATAAAGATTTATACGAAAAATCAATAAATGGTGAAGATGTTGATTTTGCAGATTTGGCAGAAGAAGTAATGGGAAATATAAATGACGACGACAATGGAATATCATAATCCGGTTTTGCTTCAGGCATCAGTAGATGGTTTAAATATTAAGCCAGATGGCATTTATGTAGATGTGACTTTTGGTGGTGGAGGCCATTCAAAAGAAATTTTGAAAAGACTGGGGCCAAACGGAAAGCTGTTTGCTTTCGATCAGGATGAAGATGCTTTAGCAAACGCATTACCGGATGAAAGATTTACGCTTATCAATGAAAATTTTCGTTTTATAAAGCGGTTTTTACGTTTTTATGGTGTGAAAAGTGTTGATGGAATTTTAGCGGATTTAGGGGTTTCTTCACATCAATTTGATGTTCCTGAAAGGGGTTTTTCTACACGTTTTGATGCCGGTTTAGATATGAGGATGAGTCAAAAAAATGATTTGAATGCATATCGAGTTGTAAATGAGTTTGATGAAGCGAATTTAAGAAGGGTGTTTTTGGATTATGGAGAATTGAAAAATGCACCGGTTTTGGCACGAACAATTATTGAAGCCAGAGAAGAGCAGCCAATCAAGACAACAGATGAATTGAAACAAGTTTTGGCTCGATATTTACCGGAAAGAGTTAGAAATAAAATATTGGCTCAAATCTATCAGGCCATCCGAATTGAAGTGAATCAGGAAATGGATGTTTTGAAAGAATTCTTGGAGCAATCCTTAGAGATATTAAATCCAGGCGGCAGATTAAGCGTGATTTCATACCATTCTTTAGAAGATAGATTAGTGAAAAGA contains:
- a CDS encoding response regulator transcription factor; translated protein: MIKVCLADNYPVVHFGVKSYFKEHAEISIVANVGNFLMVRDILLTKEIDVLILDLELEGLSSIFEVKSILKNFPKTKIIIFSGLSEQIYAPNAIKAGVSGFIHKKEKLETLGISIIKVHQGKIIMNETVKKNLALIAKQSKSERLYRKLSNREVEVLRYLSDGKKNHEIAEILKLNEKTISTYKLRLLTKLNVTNLVDLVNKAKTLEIV
- the nadE gene encoding NAD(+) synthase, producing the protein MTKKSTIQVEKVNTHIVNWLKTYAENAKVNGFVIGISGGVDSAVTSTLCAQTGLQVLCVEMPIHQPHSHVTRGREHIEQLKNRFPNVTSVEADLTSVFEDFKTIVPTDVDTQKLHLSLANTRARLRMTTLYYFAGIYGLLVAGTGNKVEDFGVGFYTKYGDGGVDLSPIADLLKSEVYSLGAYLEVPDSILKASPSDGLFGDERTDEDQLGASYDELEWAMNQDETGKSANDFTGREKVVFEIYKRLNTTNKHKMNAIPVCLIPN
- the gldB gene encoding gliding motility lipoprotein GldB is translated as MKKNLFFVVFCLFFLSCEKKNKTEIAVEKIPLQLKVERFDKIFFETSPKDLDKVKAAFPFFFPVNSDNSVWLHKMQDPIWRELYTEVEKKYANFDPERVELESLFKHIKYYFPRTKTPKVITVISEMDYNNKAIYADSLVIISLELYLGKKHKFYQFPNYIKQNFEQRQILPDVVSSFSSRKIAPVTDKKMLSQMIYFGKQLYLKDLLLPNYTDAEKMGYTPEQIKWCEENEGYIWRYFIEKEMLYSDDQKLIPRFINPAPFSKFYLEIDNESPGQVGAWIGWQIVRSYMKNNEVPIADLLKTDAKEIFVKSKYKPKK
- the gldC gene encoding gliding motility protein GldC, translating into MSDTNTSEIKFLIELDENRVPEKLMWSAKDGGVEQEEAKAIMLSIWDSKVKETMRIDLWTKDMPVDEMKIFFHQTLVAMSETFKRATDDEKMADTMKDFCDYFAEKLELTK
- the yihA gene encoding ribosome biogenesis GTP-binding protein YihA/YsxC, with the protein product MKINTAEFVISNSDVAKCPKDFLPEYAFIGRSNVGKSSLINMLTNHKKLAKTSGRPGKTQLINHFLINSNWFLVDLPGYGYAKVSKKTKSVFQEFITDYFETREQLVCAFVLIDIRHEAQTIDIEFMSYMGESEIPFCIVFTKADKISKVKIDSHIAAYKKKMFANNWAEMPHYFVTSATESTGKEELLSYIDEVNQEVFKNNNQF
- a CDS encoding alpha/beta fold hydrolase — protein: MEKYYKKEGRYSYYEAGEGTPIVILHGLMGGLSNFDAVASYFSNKGYKIIIPDLPIYTQNILKTNVKSFAKYVKDFITFKGLERVILLGNSLGGHIALYHTKMYPEKVSGLVITGSSGLYESAMGDSYPKRGDYEYIKKKAEDVFYDPKVATKELIDEVYESVNDRIKLIKTLTIAKSAIRHNMAKDLPKMHVQTCIIWGKNDKVTPPDVAEEFHKLLPNSTLYWIDKCGHAAMMEHPDEFNRLLEDWLTHTHLAIH
- the mraZ gene encoding division/cell wall cluster transcriptional repressor MraZ translates to MDTIIGTYECKVDAKGRLLLPAPLKKQLASSLQNGFVLKRSVFQPCLELYPMEEWNLMMQKINKLNRFVKKNNDFIRRFTAGVKVVEIDALGRLLVPKDLVIFASIAKEVVFSSAVNIVEIWDKDLYEKSINGEDVDFADLAEEVMGNINDDDNGIS
- the rsmH gene encoding 16S rRNA (cytosine(1402)-N(4))-methyltransferase RsmH, which codes for MTTTMEYHNPVLLQASVDGLNIKPDGIYVDVTFGGGGHSKEILKRLGPNGKLFAFDQDEDALANALPDERFTLINENFRFIKRFLRFYGVKSVDGILADLGVSSHQFDVPERGFSTRFDAGLDMRMSQKNDLNAYRVVNEFDEANLRRVFLDYGELKNAPVLARTIIEAREEQPIKTTDELKQVLARYLPERVRNKILAQIYQAIRIEVNQEMDVLKEFLEQSLEILNPGGRLSVISYHSLEDRLVKRFVKNGMFEGEPERDFFGNFSVPFKTIGKLIVPDNAEIKENNRARSAKLRIAEKI